In Helicobacter mastomyrinus, the sequence CGCATTTGTGGGAGCAGTATGTAGAGGACTGGGGCTATGTAATTTTGTTTTTTTGGGGTATTTTGGAGGGTGAGCTTGGGCTTATTTTTGCCGGACTTGCTGCACACGATGGTAAGATGAATCTATTGTTAGCCATTTTTATTGCCGGAATTGGTGGATTTGTAGGGGATCAAATTTATTTTTACATTGGGCGTTTAAATCGCAAGACTATACAAGAGGAATTTATATCACAAAAGCGTAAGTTTGCCCTTGCACATTTGCTTTTAAGGAAGTATGGTTGGACTATTATTTTTATCCAACGCTATATGTATGGTATGCGGACTATTATTCCTATGAGTATTGGCACAACGCGATATAGCGCATTAAAATTTGCTATGATTAATCTCTTTTCTGCGTGGGTGTGGGCGGCCATTACTATTGTGCTTACTTATATTTTTGGTGAACAGATTTTTATTGTGCTTGATTGGTTTAAGGAACGCCCTTATTTGTTTGTTCCTCTCGCAATCTGCATTGTCGGAGGGGTATGGTGGTATTTTCAATCGCAGACAAAAAAGGTAGATAAAAAAATTGCAAAGATTCAGCAAGGACTTGAAGCAAAGGACAAAATAGCAGAGTAATATCGTTTTTTAAGGAGTGGTTAATGAAAATAAATATTGTAAAAATACAAGCTAAAGGAACAAGGCTAAGCGCACAAGCCGTGCTTATGTCTAAAAGTGCTTTTGCAAAATCTTCCTACGCAAAGGTAAGTAAGGTATATGGCTTTGAGGGAGAGGGTAAGTTTTTTATCCAAGAATCTCACA encodes:
- a CDS encoding DedA family protein, which codes for MGLTQRIVSYIKHNPKRVFMWGLVLVLCIGFFILYQRSNFSLEGFITHLWEQYVEDWGYVILFFWGILEGELGLIFAGLAAHDGKMNLLLAIFIAGIGGFVGDQIYFYIGRLNRKTIQEEFISQKRKFALAHLLLRKYGWTIIFIQRYMYGMRTIIPMSIGTTRYSALKFAMINLFSAWVWAAITIVLTYIFGEQIFIVLDWFKERPYLFVPLAICIVGGVWWYFQSQTKKVDKKIAKIQQGLEAKDKIAE